One segment of Bradyrhizobium sp. CB2312 DNA contains the following:
- a CDS encoding TIGR02300 family protein has protein sequence MAKSELGTKRICPTTGKKFYDLNKNPVISPYTGEVVPIAPVAPARAPRGAEARSMAQDTAPEPAEAEELVSLEEADAEENTGKVKAVVPESEDDIEVDETLDDDDDDDSTFIADEEEGDEDVTDIIGDVGGDEET, from the coding sequence GTGGCCAAGTCCGAACTCGGAACCAAACGTATTTGCCCGACCACGGGCAAGAAATTCTATGATCTCAACAAGAATCCGGTGATCTCGCCCTATACCGGCGAGGTGGTTCCGATCGCCCCGGTTGCCCCTGCTCGCGCGCCCCGTGGCGCGGAAGCCCGCAGCATGGCCCAGGACACCGCGCCGGAGCCGGCCGAGGCCGAAGAGTTGGTCTCCCTCGAGGAGGCCGATGCCGAGGAGAACACCGGCAAGGTCAAGGCCGTCGTGCCCGAATCGGAGGACGATATCGAGGTCGACGAGACCCTCGACGACGACGATGACGATGATTCGACCTTCATTGCCGACGAAGAAGAGGGCGATGAGGACGTGACCGACATCATTGGTGATGTCGGAGGTGATGAAGAGACTTGA
- a CDS encoding MarR family transcriptional regulator yields MPRKVPALDPQRLDNQICFAVYSAAHAFNRVYKPLLDRLGLTYPQYLVMLVLWERDDVPVKDIGEKLFLDSGTLTPLLKRLEAAHLVRRTRSSEDERQVLIALTPQGHALKEKARSVPQSILAASDCSVSELVAMKDEIVALRDRLNAVIGE; encoded by the coding sequence ATGCCTCGGAAAGTGCCGGCGCTGGACCCGCAGCGCCTCGACAACCAGATCTGCTTTGCGGTCTATTCGGCCGCGCATGCCTTCAACCGCGTCTACAAGCCGCTGCTCGACCGGCTCGGCCTGACCTATCCGCAATATCTGGTGATGCTGGTGCTGTGGGAGCGCGACGACGTGCCGGTCAAGGACATCGGGGAGAAGCTTTTCCTGGATTCGGGCACGCTGACGCCGCTCTTGAAGCGGTTAGAGGCCGCTCATCTGGTCAGGCGTACCCGCTCCAGCGAGGACGAACGGCAGGTGCTGATCGCGCTGACGCCGCAGGGCCACGCGCTGAAGGAAAAGGCCCGCAGCGTGCCGCAGTCGATCCTGGCGGCGTCGGACTGCTCGGTGTCGGAGCTGGTGGCGATGAAGGACGAGATCGTCGCGCTGAGGGACCGGCTGAATGCGGTGATCGGGGAGTAG
- a CDS encoding organic hydroperoxide resistance protein, giving the protein MSVNVLYKTSAKATGGRDGHAATLDGALDVKLTTPKELGGGGGAGNNPEQLFAAGYAACFIGAMKFVASQGGPKVPADASVTSTVGIGPRSEGGFGLDIDLAVSLPGLARAEAEALVAKAHQVCPYSNATRGNVDVRLTVV; this is encoded by the coding sequence ATGTCCGTGAACGTCCTCTACAAGACCAGCGCAAAAGCCACCGGCGGCCGCGACGGCCATGCTGCGACCCTCGACGGCGCGCTCGACGTCAAGCTCACCACGCCGAAGGAGCTCGGTGGTGGCGGCGGCGCCGGCAACAATCCCGAGCAGCTGTTTGCGGCCGGTTATGCCGCCTGCTTCATCGGCGCGATGAAATTCGTGGCCTCGCAGGGCGGCCCGAAGGTTCCGGCTGACGCCTCCGTCACCTCGACCGTCGGCATCGGCCCGCGCTCTGAAGGCGGCTTCGGCCTCGACATCGACCTCGCCGTCTCGCTGCCGGGCCTTGCCCGTGCTGAGGCCGAGGCGCTGGTCGCCAAGGCGCACCAGGTGTGCCCGTACTCCAATGCGACGCGCGGCAATGTCGACGTTCGCCTGACGGTCGTCTGA
- a CDS encoding CaiB/BaiF CoA-transferase family protein, with amino-acid sequence MTEAASSGAALGAMSGLRVIDLTRVLGGPYCTQILADHGADVIKVEPPAGDEVREWGPPFHEEDAAYFVGINRNKRSIGLDLAAEGGRVVLLKMLETADVLIENFKPGTLEKWGIGNEVLREKFPRLVHCRICGFGADGPRGGNPGYDAIIQAMTGMIAATGSPESGPMRIGVPLVDITTGLYAAIGILMALSERQRSGKGQFLETTLYETGLAIMHPHTANYFMHGKPPGLTGNEHPNLVPYAIFPTKTDNIFIGVGNDGTFRKLAKEIGKPELGTDPRFARNKDRIANREALRAELAAVFSQHEAEPLCNRLLAAGLPAGPVQKIDQALTNPHTIARGDVIEKDWYKGVASPIRLDRSKPSLRRLPPKFSQHAAEVLGEFGYSKSEIDAMVEKGTVCGPERKR; translated from the coding sequence ATGACTGAAGCCGCCAGTTCTGGAGCAGCATTGGGCGCAATGAGCGGGCTGCGCGTCATCGATCTCACGCGCGTGCTCGGCGGTCCCTACTGCACCCAGATCCTCGCCGACCACGGCGCCGACGTCATCAAGGTCGAGCCGCCCGCGGGCGACGAGGTGCGCGAATGGGGCCCTCCCTTCCACGAGGAGGATGCGGCCTATTTCGTCGGCATCAACCGCAACAAGCGCTCGATCGGCCTCGACCTCGCTGCCGAGGGCGGCCGCGTGGTGCTGCTGAAGATGCTGGAGACGGCCGACGTCCTGATCGAGAATTTCAAGCCGGGCACGCTGGAGAAATGGGGCATCGGCAACGAGGTCTTGCGCGAAAAGTTCCCGCGCCTCGTGCATTGCCGGATCTGCGGCTTCGGCGCCGACGGCCCGCGCGGTGGCAACCCGGGCTATGACGCCATCATCCAGGCCATGACCGGCATGATCGCGGCGACCGGCTCGCCCGAGAGCGGACCGATGCGGATCGGCGTGCCGCTCGTCGACATCACCACCGGTCTTTACGCCGCGATCGGCATCCTGATGGCGCTGTCGGAGCGGCAGCGCTCCGGCAAGGGCCAGTTCCTGGAGACGACGCTGTACGAGACCGGCCTTGCCATCATGCATCCGCACACGGCGAACTATTTCATGCATGGCAAGCCGCCTGGCCTCACCGGCAACGAGCACCCGAACCTCGTGCCCTACGCGATCTTCCCGACGAAGACCGACAACATCTTCATCGGCGTCGGCAATGACGGCACCTTCCGCAAGCTCGCCAAGGAGATCGGCAAGCCCGAGCTCGGCACCGATCCGCGCTTTGCCCGCAACAAGGACCGCATCGCCAACCGCGAGGCGCTGCGCGCCGAGCTTGCCGCCGTGTTCAGCCAGCACGAGGCCGAGCCGCTGTGCAATCGCCTGCTTGCGGCGGGTCTGCCCGCAGGCCCGGTGCAGAAGATCGACCAGGCGTTGACGAACCCGCACACGATCGCGCGCGGCGATGTCATCGAGAAGGACTGGTACAAGGGCGTGGCCTCGCCGATCCGGCTCGATCGCAGCAAGCCGAGCCTGCGCCGCCTGCCGCCGAAATTCAGCCAGCACGCGGCCGAGGTGCTGGGCGAGTTCGGCTACTCCAAGTCCGAGATCGACGCGATGGTCGAAAAGGGCACAGTCTGCGGCCCCGAGCGGAAACGCTAG
- the ugpB gene encoding sn-glycerol-3-phosphate ABC transporter substrate-binding protein UgpB has protein sequence MALRHFGAAAAVALTVGLGASPALAVTEIQWWHAMTGANNDVIVKLANDFNASQSDYKVIPTYKGNYPDTMNAGIAAFRAGNAPHIMQVFEVGTATMMAATGAVKPVYKLMAETGEKFDPKNYLPAITGYYSTSKGEMLSFPFNSSSTVMWVNLDELKKANVEIPKTWPEVFEAGKKLKAAGHDTCGFSGSWVTWVNLEQLSAWHNVPLSSKANGLDGFDTVLEFNGPLQVKHLENLVELQKTKVYDYAGRTNTGEGRFTSGECPIYLTSSAFFGNVKAQAKFNFTAVPMPYYPDAKGAPQNSIIGGASLWVMGGKPADDYKGVAKFLTFLSDTDRQVYIHKASGYLPITKAAYAKAKEEGFYKDQPYLETPLLELTNKEPTENSRGLRLGNMVQLRDVWSEEIEQALAGKKTAKQALDAAVERGNTMLRQFEKTAVK, from the coding sequence ATGGCTCTTCGACATTTTGGCGCGGCTGCAGCTGTTGCACTCACGGTTGGTCTCGGCGCCTCGCCGGCCCTGGCCGTGACCGAAATCCAGTGGTGGCATGCGATGACCGGCGCCAACAACGACGTCATCGTCAAGCTCGCCAACGACTTCAACGCGTCGCAGAGCGACTACAAGGTGATCCCGACCTACAAGGGCAACTACCCCGATACAATGAACGCCGGCATCGCTGCGTTCCGCGCCGGCAACGCCCCGCACATCATGCAGGTGTTCGAAGTCGGCACCGCGACCATGATGGCCGCGACCGGCGCCGTGAAGCCGGTCTACAAGCTGATGGCCGAGACCGGCGAGAAGTTCGATCCGAAGAACTACCTGCCCGCGATCACCGGCTACTACTCGACCTCGAAGGGCGAGATGCTGTCGTTCCCCTTCAACTCGTCGTCCACCGTGATGTGGGTCAATCTCGACGAGCTGAAAAAAGCCAATGTCGAGATCCCCAAGACCTGGCCTGAAGTGTTCGAGGCCGGCAAGAAGCTGAAGGCCGCCGGTCACGACACCTGCGGCTTCTCCGGCTCGTGGGTCACCTGGGTCAATCTCGAGCAGCTCTCGGCCTGGCACAACGTGCCGCTCTCCAGCAAGGCCAACGGCCTCGACGGCTTCGACACCGTGCTCGAATTCAACGGCCCGCTCCAGGTCAAGCATCTCGAAAACCTGGTCGAGCTGCAGAAGACCAAGGTCTACGACTACGCCGGCCGCACCAACACCGGCGAAGGCCGCTTCACCTCGGGCGAATGCCCAATCTACCTGACTTCGTCGGCGTTCTTCGGCAACGTCAAGGCGCAGGCCAAGTTCAACTTCACCGCCGTGCCGATGCCCTATTATCCCGACGCCAAGGGCGCGCCGCAGAACTCGATCATCGGCGGTGCTTCGCTCTGGGTCATGGGCGGCAAGCCGGCCGACGATTACAAGGGCGTCGCGAAATTCCTGACCTTCCTCTCCGACACCGATCGTCAGGTCTACATCCACAAGGCCTCGGGCTATCTGCCGATCACCAAGGCGGCCTACGCCAAGGCGAAGGAAGAAGGCTTCTACAAGGACCAGCCCTATCTCGAGACCCCGCTGCTCGAGCTGACCAACAAGGAGCCGACCGAGAATTCGCGCGGCCTGCGCCTCGGCAACATGGTTCAGCTGCGTGACGTCTGGTCGGAAGAGATCGAGCAGGCGCTGGCCGGCAAGAAGACCGCCAAGCAGGCGCTCGATGCCGCCGTCGAACGCGGCAACACGATGCTGCGGCAGTTCGAAAAGACCGCCGTGAAGTAA
- the ugpA gene encoding sn-glycerol-3-phosphate ABC transporter permease UgpA produces MQKQAIFQSRLLPYALVAPQLAIVLIFFYWPALQAVIQSFLLQDAFGLSSSFVWFDNYIELFRDPAYFATIVRTFFFSFAIAISSLSFALLLAVMADKPLRGSMLYRTLLIWPYAVAPPVVGVLWIFMLHPSLGVLSRYLRGLGIDWNPLLDGNQAAALVILAAAWKQISYNFLFFLAGLQSIPKSVIEAAAIDGARPMRRFWTVIFPLLSPTIFFLLVINIVYAFFDTFGIIDTMTRGGPGTSTVTLVYKVYSDGLLGGNLGSSAAQSVILMIMVIVLTGIQFRFVERKVTY; encoded by the coding sequence ATGCAAAAGCAAGCCATTTTCCAATCGAGGCTATTGCCCTACGCGCTGGTTGCCCCGCAACTCGCGATCGTCCTGATTTTCTTCTACTGGCCGGCCCTGCAGGCGGTGATCCAGTCGTTCCTGCTCCAGGACGCCTTCGGCCTGTCGTCGAGCTTCGTCTGGTTCGACAACTACATCGAGCTGTTCAGGGATCCCGCCTATTTCGCAACGATCGTCCGGACCTTCTTCTTCTCGTTCGCGATCGCGATCTCGTCACTGTCCTTCGCGCTGCTGCTCGCCGTGATGGCTGACAAGCCGCTGCGCGGCTCGATGCTCTACCGCACGCTGCTGATCTGGCCCTATGCGGTGGCGCCGCCGGTCGTCGGCGTGCTCTGGATCTTCATGCTGCATCCCTCGCTCGGCGTGCTCTCGCGCTATCTGCGCGGCCTCGGCATCGACTGGAATCCGCTGCTCGACGGCAACCAGGCCGCGGCGCTGGTCATCCTCGCCGCCGCCTGGAAGCAGATTTCTTATAATTTCCTGTTCTTCCTCGCCGGCCTCCAGAGCATCCCGAAGAGCGTGATCGAGGCCGCCGCGATCGACGGCGCGCGTCCGATGCGGCGGTTCTGGACCGTGATCTTCCCGCTGCTGTCGCCGACCATCTTCTTCCTGCTGGTGATCAACATCGTCTACGCCTTCTTCGACACGTTCGGCATCATCGACACCATGACCCGCGGCGGACCCGGCACGTCGACCGTCACGCTGGTCTACAAGGTCTATTCGGACGGCCTGCTCGGCGGCAATCTCGGCAGCTCCGCGGCGCAATCGGTGATCCTGATGATCATGGTCATCGTGCTGACGGGAATCCAGTTCCGCTTCGTCGAACGCAAGGTGACCTACTGA
- the ugpE gene encoding sn-glycerol-3-phosphate ABC transporter permease UgpE, with translation MVEEEGFRRYVAHIILWIGIAIVAFPVYIAIVASTQDNALIANGQMSLLPGGHFFEVYYQTIFVGTSGSTREPVGNMMLNSLVMALAIAIGKIAISIISAYAIVYFRFPFRMAIFWIIFITLMLPVEVRIYPTYKIVADLHMLDSYAGLALPLIASATATLLFRQFFMTVPDELLEASRIDGAGPLRFFWDTLLPLSRTNMAALFVILFILGWNQYLWPLLITTRDDMQTIQVGIRKMITTTDALTEWPIVMATAVLAMLPPVFVVVAMQRLFVRGLVETEK, from the coding sequence ATGGTCGAGGAAGAGGGCTTTCGGCGCTACGTCGCCCACATCATCCTCTGGATCGGGATCGCGATCGTCGCATTCCCGGTCTACATCGCCATCGTCGCCTCGACCCAGGACAACGCGCTGATCGCCAACGGCCAGATGTCGCTGCTGCCGGGCGGTCATTTCTTCGAGGTCTATTACCAGACCATCTTCGTCGGCACGAGCGGGTCGACCCGCGAGCCGGTCGGCAACATGATGCTTAACTCGCTGGTGATGGCGCTCGCGATCGCAATCGGCAAGATCGCGATCTCGATCATCTCGGCCTATGCGATCGTGTATTTCCGCTTTCCGTTCCGGATGGCGATCTTCTGGATCATCTTCATCACCCTGATGCTGCCGGTCGAGGTGCGCATCTATCCGACCTACAAGATCGTCGCCGACCTGCACATGCTCGACAGCTATGCGGGCCTGGCGCTGCCGCTGATTGCCTCGGCCACCGCGACGCTGCTGTTCCGCCAGTTCTTCATGACTGTGCCGGACGAATTGCTGGAGGCCTCGCGCATCGACGGCGCCGGTCCCCTGCGCTTCTTCTGGGACACCCTCTTGCCGCTGTCGCGCACCAACATGGCGGCCCTGTTCGTGATCCTGTTCATCCTCGGCTGGAATCAATATCTCTGGCCGCTGCTGATCACCACGCGCGACGATATGCAGACCATCCAGGTCGGCATCCGCAAGATGATCACCACCACCGACGCGCTGACCGAATGGCCGATCGTGATGGCGACCGCCGTGCTGGCCATGCTGCCGCCGGTGTTCGTCGTCGTCGCCATGCAGAGATTGTTCGTGCGCGGCCTCGTCGAAACCGAGAAATGA
- a CDS encoding sn-glycerol-3-phosphate import ATP-binding protein UgpC produces the protein MANVTLRNVRKTYQGGFEAIKGVNVDVGDGQFCVLVGPSGCGKSTLLRMVAGLETVTGGEIDIGGRVVNQVEPADRDIAMVFQNYALYPHMSVYNNMAYGLRNRGMAEAEIKTRVEQAARVLELSAMLERKPRQLSGGQRQRVAMGRAIVRQPKVFLFDEPLSNLDAKLRIAMRVEIRKLQRRLSTTSIYVTHDQLEAMTLADVLVVMNGGQVEQVGNPLAIYEKPATTFVASFIGAPPMNLMSTRPDEIKSQLGGSAVEAGILGIRPEDFVITDETPAGGVALPLTVEAIERVGAETFVYGSREQEDQRVAATPGELPPGEVIVRIPGTEAPAIGARIRVAAIRAKLHLFSGDGRKRIEA, from the coding sequence ATGGCTAACGTCACCCTGCGCAACGTCCGCAAGACCTATCAAGGCGGCTTCGAAGCCATCAAGGGCGTCAACGTCGATGTCGGCGACGGCCAGTTCTGCGTGCTGGTCGGCCCCTCCGGCTGCGGCAAGTCCACACTGCTGCGCATGGTCGCAGGGCTCGAGACCGTCACCGGCGGCGAGATCGACATCGGTGGCCGCGTCGTCAACCAGGTCGAGCCCGCCGATCGCGACATCGCGATGGTGTTCCAGAACTACGCGCTCTATCCGCATATGAGCGTCTACAACAACATGGCCTATGGCCTGCGCAACCGCGGCATGGCCGAGGCCGAGATCAAGACCCGCGTCGAGCAAGCCGCGCGCGTGCTCGAGCTCTCCGCCATGCTGGAGCGCAAGCCGCGGCAGCTCTCCGGCGGCCAGCGCCAGCGCGTCGCCATGGGCCGCGCCATCGTGCGCCAGCCGAAGGTGTTCCTGTTCGACGAGCCGCTCTCCAACCTCGACGCCAAGCTGCGCATCGCGATGCGCGTCGAGATCCGCAAATTGCAGCGCCGGCTCAGCACGACGTCGATCTACGTCACCCACGACCAGCTCGAGGCGATGACACTGGCCGACGTTCTCGTCGTAATGAACGGCGGCCAGGTCGAGCAGGTCGGCAATCCCCTCGCGATCTACGAGAAGCCGGCGACGACTTTTGTGGCTTCCTTCATCGGCGCACCGCCGATGAACCTGATGTCGACGCGTCCCGACGAGATCAAGTCGCAGCTCGGCGGCAGTGCTGTTGAGGCCGGCATTCTCGGCATCCGCCCGGAGGATTTCGTCATCACCGACGAGACACCAGCGGGCGGCGTGGCGCTGCCGTTAACGGTCGAAGCCATCGAGCGCGTCGGTGCCGAAACTTTCGTCTACGGCTCCCGCGAGCAGGAGGACCAGCGCGTCGCCGCCACCCCGGGCGAGCTGCCGCCCGGTGAGGTCATCGTCCGCATTCCCGGAACCGAGGCCCCTGCCATCGGCGCGAGGATCCGCGTCGCGGCGATCCGGGCGAAGCTGCATCTGTTCAGCGGCGACGGGCGGAAGCGGATCGAGGCCTGA
- a CDS encoding Hsp20 family protein: MSRVPTLSSPFLLGFDEIERVLDRVVKGADGYPPYNIERCDRSDGQPERLRITLAVAGFTRDQLDVTIEENQLVIRGRQQDDKTRQYIHRGIAARHFQRTFVLAEGMLVLGADLKNGLLSIDLARPEPERIVKTIAINEHE; this comes from the coding sequence ATGTCTCGTGTTCCCACGCTTTCCAGTCCGTTCCTTCTGGGCTTCGACGAGATCGAGCGCGTGCTCGACCGCGTCGTCAAAGGCGCCGACGGCTACCCTCCCTACAATATCGAGAGGTGTGACCGCTCGGACGGCCAACCCGAGCGTTTGCGCATCACGCTGGCGGTCGCCGGCTTCACCCGCGACCAACTCGATGTAACCATTGAGGAAAACCAGCTCGTCATTCGCGGGCGGCAGCAGGACGACAAGACCCGGCAATACATCCATCGCGGCATCGCCGCGCGCCACTTCCAGCGCACCTTCGTGCTGGCGGAGGGGATGCTGGTGCTGGGTGCGGATTTGAAGAACGGGTTGTTGTCGATCGACCTGGCCCGGCCTGAACCGGAGAGGATCGTTAAGACAATCGCTATCAATGAGCACGAATAA
- a CDS encoding DUF1150 domain-containing protein — MSEGHVAFEYEAKNVSPETLATLGEGHIAYVKQIRSEDVPGLFPEAPKIAPGLKLFALHAADGTPIMLTDSREAAIANAWSNELQAVSVH, encoded by the coding sequence ATGAGTGAAGGTCACGTTGCGTTCGAATACGAAGCCAAGAATGTCTCTCCGGAGACGCTGGCAACCCTTGGCGAAGGCCATATCGCCTATGTGAAGCAGATCCGCTCCGAGGACGTTCCGGGCCTGTTTCCCGAGGCGCCGAAGATTGCGCCGGGTCTCAAGCTTTTCGCGCTCCACGCCGCCGACGGCACGCCGATCATGCTGACCGACAGCCGCGAAGCCGCGATCGCCAACGCCTGGAGCAACGAGCTGCAAGCCGTCAGCGTGCACTGA
- a CDS encoding GNAT family N-acetyltransferase, which translates to MPIPIAISELSSGEALAETMLSLNNSHAEELSWLERERLQDLVAQAFYARRISHLDAFLIALDQDGHYDSPNFLWFRSRYARFVYVDRIVVAASARGMGCARRLYADLFDRAAEAGHDRIVCEVNRQPPNPASDAFHAALGFAEVGSANIHNGSKTVRYLSRTL; encoded by the coding sequence ATGCCCATCCCGATTGCGATATCCGAGTTGTCATCCGGCGAAGCGCTGGCCGAGACGATGCTGTCTCTCAACAACAGCCATGCAGAGGAATTGTCGTGGCTTGAGCGCGAGCGGCTGCAAGACCTGGTCGCGCAAGCCTTCTACGCGCGCAGGATCAGCCATCTCGATGCGTTCCTGATCGCACTTGATCAGGACGGGCACTACGACAGCCCGAACTTCCTGTGGTTTCGATCCCGCTACGCGCGCTTTGTCTACGTCGACCGGATCGTGGTCGCAGCATCCGCGCGCGGCATGGGATGCGCGCGCCGGCTTTACGCCGACCTGTTCGATCGCGCGGCCGAAGCCGGACACGATCGCATCGTCTGCGAAGTGAATCGGCAGCCGCCGAACCCGGCGTCGGATGCGTTTCACGCCGCCCTGGGATTTGCCGAGGTCGGCAGCGCCAACATCCACAATGGCAGCAAGACGGTGCGCTATCTCTCGCGCACCCTCTGA
- a CDS encoding long-chain fatty acid--CoA ligase, translated as MRFIDYLDKGASLGPDAPCLTMDGRDLSYGEVQQLSYRIARGLARSGIAPGEKVAILSGNDPVAFACVFGLFRAGSVWCPINPRNEAAENRIILDQFDCSLLLFHSSFAPMVEAVRAELPKLRALVCLDAELPFAPSFDSWLAGLADDPYQCETVDDLAMIPGTGGTTGKPKGVMLSGRNIEAMTALTLMGYPFKGRPVYLALAPLTHAAGVLCFPIMALGGRIVIMHHPDIAEFLDLIERYGVTHTFLPPTVIYMLLDHPRLDSANLGSLQCFWYGAAPISAARLAEALQRIGPMAQLFGQTEAPMMISMMAPDEHYNADGTIAMERLASAGRISPLVQAGIMDGDGNLLPSGARGEIVVRGSLVMQGYYKNPEATAEASAHGWHHTGDIGYIDDDGYLYIVDRAKDMIITGGFNVYSIEVENALRAHEAVQDCAVIGLPDPKWGERIVAVVQPRAGQRIDPAVLAAFVKEQIGSVKTPKQIEVWDDLPRSKVGKVLKPDIRARLT; from the coding sequence ATGCGCTTCATCGATTACCTGGACAAAGGTGCCTCGCTCGGCCCCGATGCGCCGTGCCTCACCATGGATGGGCGCGACCTCAGTTATGGCGAAGTGCAGCAGCTCAGCTATCGCATCGCGCGCGGGCTCGCGCGATCGGGTATCGCGCCCGGTGAGAAGGTTGCGATTCTCTCCGGCAACGATCCGGTCGCCTTTGCGTGCGTGTTCGGCCTTTTCCGTGCCGGCTCGGTCTGGTGCCCGATCAATCCGCGCAACGAGGCGGCCGAAAACCGCATCATCCTCGACCAATTCGACTGCAGCCTGCTGCTGTTTCATTCAAGCTTCGCGCCGATGGTCGAAGCGGTGCGTGCAGAGCTGCCGAAGCTGCGCGCCCTCGTCTGCCTCGATGCAGAGTTGCCCTTCGCGCCCTCGTTTGACAGCTGGCTCGCCGGCCTCGCCGACGACCCCTATCAATGCGAGACGGTCGACGATCTCGCGATGATTCCCGGCACTGGCGGCACCACCGGCAAGCCGAAGGGGGTCATGCTGTCGGGCCGCAACATCGAGGCCATGACGGCCCTGACGCTGATGGGCTATCCCTTCAAGGGCCGTCCAGTCTATCTCGCGCTCGCGCCCTTGACCCACGCGGCCGGCGTGCTGTGTTTCCCGATCATGGCGCTCGGTGGCCGCATCGTGATCATGCATCACCCCGACATCGCCGAATTCCTCGATCTGATCGAGCGCTACGGCGTCACGCACACTTTCCTGCCGCCGACCGTGATCTACATGCTGCTCGATCATCCCAGGCTCGACTCCGCCAACCTCGGCTCGCTGCAATGCTTCTGGTACGGCGCGGCGCCGATCTCGGCCGCGCGGCTTGCGGAGGCGCTCCAGCGTATCGGGCCGATGGCGCAGTTGTTCGGTCAGACCGAAGCGCCGATGATGATTTCGATGATGGCACCAGATGAGCATTACAATGCCGACGGCACCATCGCGATGGAGCGCCTCGCTTCGGCCGGGCGGATCAGCCCGCTGGTGCAGGCCGGCATCATGGATGGCGACGGCAATCTGCTGCCATCAGGCGCGCGCGGCGAGATCGTGGTCCGCGGCTCGCTGGTGATGCAGGGCTACTACAAGAATCCCGAGGCCACGGCGGAGGCCTCCGCGCATGGCTGGCACCACACCGGCGACATCGGCTACATCGACGACGACGGCTACCTCTATATCGTCGATCGCGCCAAGGACATGATCATCACCGGCGGGTTCAACGTCTACTCGATCGAGGTCGAGAACGCGCTGCGGGCGCATGAGGCGGTGCAGGATTGCGCCGTGATCGGGCTGCCCGATCCGAAGTGGGGCGAACGGATCGTGGCCGTGGTGCAGCCCCGCGCCGGCCAGCGGATTGACCCCGCGGTGCTCGCCGCCTTCGTCAAGGAACAGATCGGCAGCGTCAAGACGCCGAAGCAGATCGAAGTCTGGGACGATCTTCCGCGCTCAAAGGTCGGGAAGGTCCTGAAACCGGACATCCGAGCGCGATTGACCTGA
- a CDS encoding SDR family oxidoreductase yields MGGKSLAGRKALVTGGARGIGAAIAQALARAGASIMIADILEEAGRASAAAIAKEDVATGFVQLDVTDDAQWERAVAKTVATLGGYDILINNAGIEITSLVSEIRAEDARRMCDVNIVGTVLGMKHAFRAMRPGGAAGKGGAVVNIASVAATIAFPSIAVYSGTKSAVDRMTRVAAMEAGKLGYGVRVNCIYPGLIPTDMGLQLANDIVKIGLAPDVNAAVGSVVEQTPLGKLAEVGDIADAAVFLCSNEARFITGIGLPVDGGMGM; encoded by the coding sequence ATGGGTGGGAAGAGCCTTGCGGGCAGGAAAGCCCTGGTCACCGGCGGTGCGAGGGGAATCGGCGCGGCTATCGCGCAGGCGTTGGCGCGCGCCGGCGCCTCGATCATGATCGCCGACATTCTGGAGGAGGCCGGCCGCGCCAGCGCAGCTGCTATCGCGAAGGAAGATGTCGCGACGGGCTTCGTCCAGCTCGACGTCACCGACGACGCGCAATGGGAGCGGGCGGTGGCCAAGACTGTCGCCACCCTCGGCGGCTACGACATCCTCATCAACAATGCCGGCATTGAGATCACCTCGCTGGTCAGCGAGATCAGAGCCGAGGATGCGCGGCGGATGTGCGACGTCAACATCGTCGGCACCGTGCTCGGCATGAAGCACGCCTTCCGCGCGATGCGGCCGGGCGGAGCGGCGGGCAAGGGCGGCGCGGTCGTCAACATCGCCTCCGTCGCGGCGACGATCGCCTTCCCGAGCATCGCGGTCTATTCCGGCACGAAATCCGCGGTCGATCGCATGACACGGGTCGCTGCGATGGAGGCCGGCAAGCTCGGTTATGGCGTGCGCGTCAACTGCATCTATCCCGGCCTGATCCCGACCGACATGGGCCTGCAGCTGGCCAACGACATCGTGAAGATCGGCCTCGCGCCCGACGTCAACGCCGCGGTCGGCTCGGTGGTGGAGCAGACGCCTCTCGGCAAGCTCGCCGAGGTCGGCGACATCGCCGACGCCGCGGTGTTCCTGTGCTCGAACGAGGCGCGCTTCATCACCGGCATCGGACTGCCGGTCGATGGCGGCATGGGCATGTGA